One window of the Chryseobacterium shigense genome contains the following:
- the ctlX gene encoding citrulline utilization hydrolase CtlX produces MQTTDTVLMIEPIAFGYNAETAENNYFQVEQKDSDVQSKALAEFNTFVAKLRSRGVNVITIKDTLDPHTPDSIFPNNWVSFHKDGKVVLYPMFASNRRVERRDDIIESIENQGFEVSEIDDWSFSETQGHFLEGTGSMIFDHDNKLAYGSVSLRLDENLFRAFCEKYGFTPVVFHSYQTVGTERLPIYHTNVMMCVADKFVVICLDCIDDELEREKVIETIKNSGKEIVEISEEQMQQFAGNMLQVQNKEGQKFLVMSQTAYQSLTAEQVAAIEKYCEIIYSDLNTIEVNGGGSARCMLAEVFLPKK; encoded by the coding sequence ATGCAGACAACAGATACAGTATTAATGATAGAGCCGATTGCCTTCGGTTACAACGCTGAAACAGCAGAAAACAATTATTTTCAGGTAGAGCAGAAAGATTCAGATGTTCAGTCTAAAGCTTTGGCTGAATTCAACACTTTTGTGGCGAAGCTGAGAAGCAGAGGAGTTAATGTTATTACCATAAAAGACACATTAGACCCTCACACACCGGATTCCATTTTTCCGAATAACTGGGTAAGCTTTCATAAAGATGGGAAAGTAGTTTTATACCCTATGTTTGCTTCCAACAGAAGAGTGGAAAGAAGAGATGATATTATTGAAAGTATCGAAAACCAGGGATTTGAAGTTTCCGAAATTGATGACTGGTCATTCTCAGAAACACAGGGACATTTCCTGGAAGGAACAGGAAGTATGATCTTCGATCACGATAATAAATTGGCGTATGGCTCAGTTTCCTTAAGGCTTGATGAAAATCTGTTCAGAGCATTTTGTGAAAAATATGGCTTTACACCTGTAGTTTTTCATTCTTATCAAACGGTGGGAACAGAAAGGCTGCCTATCTATCACACCAATGTTATGATGTGTGTAGCAGATAAATTTGTAGTGATTTGCCTTGATTGTATCGATGATGAGCTGGAAAGAGAGAAAGTAATTGAAACCATTAAGAACTCAGGTAAGGAAATCGTTGAAATTTCAGAAGAACAGATGCAGCAGTTTGCAGGAAATATGCTTCAGGTTCAAAACAAAGAAGGACAGAAGTTTTTGGTGATGAGCCAGACAGCTTATCAGTCTTTAACAGCTGAACAGGTTGCAGCAATTGAAAAGTACTGTGAAATCATTTACTCAGACCTGAATACAATAGAAGTGAATGGAGGAGGAAGTGCCAGATGTATGCTGGCGGAGGTTTTTCTTCCGAAAAAATAA
- a CDS encoding citrate synthase yields the protein MSDNKVILNYDGNSYEYPIVDSTIGDRGIDISKLRDQTGLITLDLGYKNTGATLSDITYLDGDKGELFYRGYPIEQIAEKSNFTEVMYLLLHGELPTQDQFNTFNGNIKKYNFVAEEMKKIIDAFPRSAHPMGVLSTLTSALTAFNPKAVNVNSKEEMDLAAELLIAKFAHLCAWTYRKTLGLPLNHGDNSLNYVENFYKMAFRLPNEEFEINPVVTEALDKLLILHADHEQNCSTSTVRMVGSAHTGLFASVSAGISALWGPLHGGANQAVIEMLELIEKDGGDVSKYVAKAKDKNDSFRLMGFGHRVYKNFDPRAKIIKKAADDLLNALGIQDKALDIAMQLERVALEDEYFVERKLYPNVDFYSGIIYRALGIPTEMFTVMFALGRLPGWISQWKEMRLKGDPIGRPRQVYQGAQQRDYINIANR from the coding sequence ATGTCAGACAACAAAGTAATATTGAATTACGACGGTAATTCATATGAATATCCAATTGTGGATAGTACTATCGGAGACAGAGGGATTGATATTTCGAAATTAAGAGACCAGACAGGTTTAATCACTCTGGATTTAGGTTACAAAAACACCGGAGCTACCCTTAGCGACATCACTTACTTAGACGGAGATAAAGGAGAATTATTCTACAGAGGTTATCCAATTGAGCAAATTGCTGAAAAATCAAACTTCACAGAAGTAATGTACCTTTTATTACATGGGGAATTACCAACTCAAGATCAATTCAATACCTTCAACGGTAACATCAAAAAATATAATTTCGTAGCAGAGGAGATGAAAAAAATTATCGATGCTTTCCCTCGTTCTGCTCACCCAATGGGAGTTTTATCTACTTTAACTTCTGCTTTAACGGCTTTCAATCCTAAAGCTGTTAATGTAAATTCTAAAGAAGAGATGGATTTAGCTGCAGAATTGCTTATTGCTAAATTTGCTCACCTTTGTGCCTGGACGTACAGAAAAACTTTAGGTTTGCCGCTTAACCACGGAGATAACAGCCTGAACTATGTTGAGAACTTCTACAAAATGGCATTCAGATTACCAAACGAAGAGTTTGAAATCAACCCTGTGGTAACTGAAGCATTAGATAAATTATTAATTCTTCATGCAGACCACGAGCAAAACTGTTCTACATCTACAGTAAGAATGGTAGGCTCTGCTCATACAGGTCTTTTTGCATCTGTTTCTGCTGGTATTTCTGCACTTTGGGGACCACTTCACGGGGGTGCAAACCAGGCTGTTATCGAAATGCTTGAATTAATTGAAAAAGATGGAGGTGACGTATCTAAATATGTTGCTAAAGCTAAAGATAAAAACGACAGCTTCCGTTTGATGGGATTCGGACACAGAGTTTACAAAAACTTCGACCCAAGAGCAAAAATCATCAAAAAAGCTGCTGATGATCTATTGAACGCACTTGGAATTCAGGATAAAGCGCTTGACATTGCCATGCAGTTAGAAAGAGTAGCTCTTGAAGACGAATACTTCGTAGAAAGAAAACTATATCCGAACGTAGACTTCTATTCAGGAATCATCTACAGAGCACTGGGAATTCCTACAGAAATGTTCACTGTAATGTTTGCATTGGGAAGATTACCGGGATGGATTTCTCAATGGAAAGAAATGAGACTGAAAGGAGATCCTATCGGAAGACCGAGACAGGTTTACCAGGGAGCCCAGCAAAGAGATTACATCAATATTGCAAACAGATAA
- a CDS encoding SDR family oxidoreductase, which yields MTKLFDFNNELSDKIALVTGGTKGTGKAIAERLSKAGATVIITARHHPGSMDEKLHFITADLSRPEGNEKLVKEILSSFGRLDILINALGGSETPGGGFAVLNDKDWENTIQTNLLAPVRLDRGFLPQMLERRDGVIIHIASIQGRLPLFDSTLPYAAAKAGLINYSKGLSKEVSPKGVRVLTVSPGWIMTSSATKMMERIAESSETTIEEATQSVMDALGGIPIGKPAQPEDIAEFVGFLVSPRAKYLTGTEYVIDGGTIPTI from the coding sequence ATGACAAAATTATTTGATTTCAACAATGAATTATCTGATAAAATTGCTCTGGTAACAGGAGGAACCAAAGGAACAGGGAAAGCTATTGCAGAAAGACTTTCAAAAGCCGGCGCAACGGTAATTATTACAGCCAGGCATCATCCCGGAAGTATGGATGAAAAACTTCATTTCATCACAGCTGATTTAAGCAGGCCTGAAGGAAATGAAAAGCTGGTAAAAGAAATTTTATCATCTTTCGGAAGGCTGGATATTCTGATTAACGCACTTGGCGGTTCAGAAACTCCGGGTGGTGGTTTCGCTGTTCTGAATGATAAGGACTGGGAGAACACCATCCAAACGAATCTTCTGGCTCCTGTCCGTTTAGACCGAGGTTTTTTACCTCAAATGCTGGAACGCAGAGATGGAGTTATCATTCATATTGCGTCTATCCAGGGGAGATTGCCTTTGTTTGATTCTACACTGCCTTACGCAGCAGCTAAAGCCGGCCTGATTAATTACAGTAAAGGTTTATCAAAAGAAGTTTCTCCTAAAGGTGTCCGCGTTCTTACTGTTTCTCCGGGCTGGATCATGACTTCTTCTGCAACCAAAATGATGGAACGTATTGCGGAAAGTTCAGAAACTACTATTGAAGAAGCTACACAAAGTGTTATGGATGCTTTAGGTGGAATTCCTATCGGCAAGCCTGCACAACCTGAAGATATTGCAGAGTTTGTAGGATTTCTGGTTTCACCACGGGCCAAGTATTTAACCGGAACGGAATATGTGATTGATGGCGGAACTATTCCCACAATTTAA
- a CDS encoding nuclear transport factor 2 family protein: MMIPDILKELLKAQEHFDSVLYSNCFSEEALVFDEGKTYRGRGEIKDWNERSNKEYQSKMEIIDISTENEVIILRTNVSGTFDGSPITLKFHFKIENEKISELKITG; encoded by the coding sequence ATGATGATACCTGATATTTTAAAAGAATTACTGAAAGCCCAGGAACATTTTGACAGTGTTTTATATTCTAATTGTTTTTCGGAAGAGGCGCTGGTTTTTGATGAAGGCAAAACTTATAGAGGAAGAGGCGAGATAAAGGACTGGAATGAAAGATCCAATAAGGAATATCAATCTAAAATGGAAATTATTGATATTTCCACTGAAAATGAAGTTATTATTTTAAGGACAAATGTTTCCGGTACTTTTGATGGCAGCCCAATTACATTGAAATTTCATTTTAAGATTGAAAATGAGAAAATTTCAGAATTAAAAATTACGGGTTGA
- a CDS encoding discoidin domain-containing protein, with the protein MKIQQYFLSFAVLLGMFVGAQQKTFCNPINIDYGYTPFEVFSKQGKHRATADPVIVNFKNKLFLFSTNQEGYWYSDDMLDWKFVKRKFLRDNKYIHDLNAPAVWAMKDTLYVYGSTWEQDFPIWKSTNPTKDDWKIAVDTLKVGAWDPAFHYDEDKNKLYLYWGSSNEWPLLGTEVKVKNLQSEGFVKPIIKLKPEDHGWERFGEYNDNVFLQPFVEGAWMTKHNGKYYMQYGAPATEFSGYSDGVYVSKNPLEGFEYQQHNPFSYKPGGFARGAGHGATFEDNYKNWWHISTIFISTKNNFERRLGIWPAGFDKDDVMYTNTAYGDYPTYLPQFAQGKDFSKGLFAGWMLLNYNKPVQVSSTLGGYQPNLAVDEDIKTYWSAKTGGSGEWFQTDLGEVSTINAIQINYADQDVEFMGKTLGKMHQYKIYGSNDGKKWNVIVDKSKNTKDVPHDYVELEKPAQARFLKMENLKMPTGKFALSGFRVFGKGAGVKPKKVEGFVPLRADPKKYGERRSIWMKWQQNQDADGYVIYWGKSPDKLYGSIMVYGKNEYFFTGADRTDSYYFQIEAFNANGLSERTEVVKSE; encoded by the coding sequence ATGAAGATACAGCAGTACTTTTTATCATTCGCTGTTTTGTTGGGAATGTTCGTTGGAGCCCAGCAGAAAACATTTTGTAACCCTATAAATATAGATTATGGCTATACGCCGTTCGAAGTATTCTCAAAACAGGGAAAACACCGCGCCACAGCTGATCCGGTGATCGTTAATTTTAAAAATAAACTATTCCTTTTCTCTACCAATCAGGAAGGATACTGGTACAGCGATGATATGTTGGACTGGAAATTTGTGAAAAGAAAATTCCTCAGAGACAATAAATACATCCATGACCTGAATGCACCTGCAGTTTGGGCTATGAAAGACACTCTTTACGTATATGGCTCTACCTGGGAACAGGATTTCCCGATCTGGAAAAGCACCAATCCTACCAAAGATGACTGGAAAATTGCAGTGGATACTTTAAAAGTCGGAGCCTGGGATCCTGCATTCCACTATGACGAAGATAAAAATAAACTCTATTTGTATTGGGGTTCCAGTAATGAATGGCCGTTATTAGGGACCGAAGTAAAGGTTAAAAATCTGCAGTCTGAAGGTTTTGTAAAGCCCATTATTAAATTAAAGCCTGAAGATCACGGTTGGGAAAGATTTGGGGAATATAACGACAATGTTTTCCTCCAGCCGTTTGTAGAAGGCGCATGGATGACCAAGCACAACGGGAAATATTATATGCAGTACGGAGCTCCTGCCACTGAATTCAGTGGATATTCTGATGGAGTGTATGTAAGTAAAAATCCTCTTGAAGGTTTTGAATACCAGCAGCATAATCCGTTCTCTTACAAACCGGGAGGTTTTGCAAGAGGAGCAGGGCACGGTGCTACTTTTGAAGACAATTATAAAAACTGGTGGCACATTTCAACAATTTTTATTTCCACTAAAAACAATTTTGAAAGAAGGCTCGGAATCTGGCCGGCAGGATTTGATAAAGATGATGTAATGTATACCAATACAGCTTACGGAGATTACCCAACCTATCTTCCGCAATTTGCACAGGGCAAAGATTTTTCAAAAGGGCTTTTTGCAGGCTGGATGCTTTTAAATTATAATAAACCTGTTCAGGTATCATCTACTTTAGGCGGATATCAGCCGAATTTGGCAGTGGATGAGGATATTAAGACCTATTGGAGTGCAAAAACAGGTGGCTCAGGAGAATGGTTCCAGACAGATCTGGGAGAAGTTTCTACCATTAATGCCATTCAGATCAACTATGCGGATCAGGACGTTGAATTTATGGGAAAAACCCTCGGAAAAATGCACCAGTACAAAATCTACGGATCCAATGACGGAAAGAAATGGAATGTTATTGTGGATAAAAGCAAGAATACCAAAGACGTTCCCCACGATTATGTAGAACTTGAAAAACCAGCTCAGGCAAGATTCCTTAAAATGGAAAACCTGAAAATGCCAACAGGAAAATTTGCATTAAGCGGTTTCAGGGTATTTGGAAAAGGAGCTGGGGTAAAACCTAAGAAAGTGGAAGGATTTGTTCCTTTAAGAGCTGATCCTAAAAAATACGGAGAAAGAAGAAGCATCTGGATGAAATGGCAGCAAAACCAGGATGCAGATGGATACGTGATCTATTGGGGGAAATCTCCCGATAAATTGTACGGAAGCATCATGGTGTACGGAAAGAACGAATATTTCTTCACCGGAGCAGACAGAACAGATTCTTATTATTTCCAGATCGAAGCCTTCAATGCCAATGGACTTTCAGAAAGAACAGAGGTGGTAAAATCTGAGTAA
- the eno gene encoding phosphopyruvate hydratase, with translation MSAISFIEARQILDSRGNPTIEVDVFTESGAMGRAAVPSGASTGEHEAVELRDGGSDFMGKGVLKAVENVKEVIAENLIGLPVFEQNFIDRVMIDLDGTPNKGNLGANAILGVSLAVARAAAAELRMPLYKYVGGVNANTLPVPMMNVINGGSHSDAPIAFQEFMIMPVKADSFSHALRKGTEIFHNLKSILHSRGLSTAVGDEGGFAPTFKGTEDALDTLLQAIEKAGYKPGDDIMLALDCAASEFYKDGIYDYRKFQTPDAAQFSSSEQVSYLAELAAKYPIISIEDGMQENDWEGWKMLTDKIGDRVQLVGDDLFVTNVERLSRGVKEGIANSILVKVNQIGSLSETMDAVQMAQNNKFTSVMSHRSGETEDSTIADLAVAMNCGQIKTGSASRSDRMAKYNQLLRIEEALGDTAFFPGLDAFKIKR, from the coding sequence ATGAGTGCAATTTCTTTTATAGAGGCGAGACAAATTTTGGATTCCAGAGGAAATCCTACCATTGAAGTAGATGTATTTACAGAAAGCGGTGCCATGGGGCGTGCTGCTGTACCATCCGGAGCATCTACAGGTGAACATGAAGCAGTGGAATTACGTGACGGTGGTTCAGATTTTATGGGTAAAGGAGTCCTGAAAGCTGTTGAAAATGTGAAAGAAGTAATTGCAGAAAACCTGATCGGGCTACCTGTTTTTGAACAGAACTTTATTGATAGAGTTATGATCGACCTGGATGGAACTCCGAACAAAGGAAATCTTGGTGCCAATGCAATCCTGGGTGTTTCTTTAGCGGTAGCCAGAGCTGCAGCAGCTGAATTGAGAATGCCTTTATACAAATATGTTGGCGGTGTTAATGCCAACACACTTCCTGTTCCAATGATGAATGTAATCAACGGAGGATCTCACTCAGATGCACCTATTGCATTCCAGGAATTTATGATTATGCCGGTAAAAGCAGATTCTTTCTCTCATGCTTTGAGAAAAGGAACTGAAATTTTCCATAACCTGAAATCTATCCTTCATTCAAGAGGTCTTTCTACGGCAGTAGGGGACGAAGGAGGTTTCGCACCAACGTTCAAAGGAACTGAAGATGCTTTGGATACTTTACTTCAGGCTATCGAAAAAGCAGGTTACAAACCAGGTGATGATATCATGCTGGCTCTTGACTGTGCAGCTTCTGAATTTTATAAAGACGGAATTTACGACTACAGAAAATTCCAGACTCCTGATGCAGCTCAGTTCTCAAGCAGTGAACAGGTTTCTTACCTTGCTGAATTGGCAGCGAAATATCCAATCATTTCTATTGAAGACGGAATGCAGGAAAACGATTGGGAAGGCTGGAAAATGCTTACTGATAAAATTGGTGACAGAGTACAGCTTGTAGGTGACGATTTATTCGTAACCAATGTAGAAAGACTTTCAAGAGGAGTAAAAGAAGGTATTGCCAACTCAATCCTTGTAAAAGTAAATCAGATCGGTTCCCTTTCTGAAACTATGGATGCCGTACAGATGGCTCAGAACAACAAATTCACTTCCGTAATGTCTCACAGATCAGGAGAAACTGAAGATTCTACTATTGCAGATTTAGCGGTAGCTATGAACTGTGGCCAGATCAAAACAGGATCTGCTTCAAGATCAGACAGAATGGCAAAATATAACCAGCTGTTGAGAATTGAAGAAGCATTAGGCGATACTGCTTTTTTCCCAGGGTTAGACGCATTTAAGATCAAAAGATAA
- a CDS encoding dimethylarginine dimethylaminohydrolase family protein yields the protein MKLNIKNETGRLKSVVLGQPNSMGAVPTLEESYDAKSYYSIEHNMYPKEADIINEMNAFEAVLKKYDVEVLRPSIIKDYNQVFSRDVAFVIDDKMIISNVIADRADEQDAYKKVFEKVAWRKIINLPETAHIEGGDVIVWDDFLFIGTCFSEDYRNYKTARTNEYAIEILKEYFPKKRIIDLELKKNDKVPFEGILHLDCTFNPVGKDKCLIYKNGFVDESDYRLIVDIFGEENCFHLNDEEMFEMFPNIFSISPEVVVSDKTFTRMNNHLRNEWGMTVEEIPYREISKMGGLLRCSTMPLVRE from the coding sequence ATGAAACTAAACATTAAAAACGAAACGGGCAGGCTGAAATCAGTTGTTCTAGGCCAGCCTAATTCAATGGGAGCCGTTCCCACACTGGAGGAAAGCTATGATGCCAAGTCATATTACTCCATCGAACATAATATGTATCCCAAAGAAGCGGATATTATCAACGAAATGAATGCTTTTGAAGCTGTATTGAAAAAATATGATGTGGAAGTGCTTAGACCAAGTATTATCAAAGATTACAACCAGGTTTTTTCAAGAGATGTAGCTTTTGTGATTGATGATAAAATGATCATTTCAAACGTAATTGCAGACAGAGCAGATGAACAGGATGCCTATAAAAAAGTTTTTGAAAAAGTAGCGTGGAGAAAAATTATCAATCTTCCCGAAACGGCCCATATTGAAGGTGGAGATGTAATTGTGTGGGACGATTTCCTTTTTATAGGAACATGTTTCAGTGAAGATTACAGAAATTATAAAACGGCAAGAACCAACGAATATGCTATTGAAATTCTGAAAGAATACTTTCCAAAGAAAAGAATTATCGACCTGGAATTAAAGAAGAATGACAAGGTTCCGTTTGAAGGGATCTTACACCTGGACTGTACTTTTAACCCGGTGGGAAAAGATAAGTGTCTTATTTATAAAAACGGATTTGTGGATGAAAGTGATTACCGTCTGATTGTTGATATTTTCGGAGAAGAAAACTGCTTTCACCTTAACGATGAGGAAATGTTTGAAATGTTCCCGAATATTTTCTCCATTTCCCCGGAAGTTGTGGTTTCAGATAAAACATTTACAAGAATGAACAACCATCTGAGGAACGAATGGGGAATGACAGTTGAGGAAATCCCTTACAGGGAAATCTCTAAAATGGGAGGACTGTTAAGATGTTCAACAATGCCTTTAGTAAGAGAGTAG
- a CDS encoding winged helix-turn-helix transcriptional regulator — protein MYERKILPNLNCGLDLIGEVLYGKWKIRLLWFINEGFKRPSELQKKIPDASRRVLNMQLKELEEHELITRKIYPVVPPKVEYSLTEFGNSLVPVISVLGEWGDKNEERLKKVILQRLIK, from the coding sequence ATGTATGAAAGAAAAATTTTACCCAATCTGAACTGTGGGCTTGACCTGATAGGAGAAGTTCTGTACGGAAAATGGAAAATACGTTTGCTTTGGTTTATCAATGAAGGATTTAAAAGACCAAGTGAATTGCAGAAAAAAATACCCGATGCATCCCGGCGTGTTCTGAATATGCAGTTGAAAGAGCTAGAAGAGCATGAGCTGATTACCAGGAAAATTTATCCGGTTGTCCCTCCCAAAGTTGAATACAGTCTTACGGAATTTGGAAACTCTTTGGTTCCGGTAATTTCTGTTTTGGGAGAATGGGGAGATAAAAATGAAGAACGCTTAAAAAAAGTAATTTTACAGCGGTTGATAAAGTAA